A single genomic interval of Pochonia chlamydosporia 170 chromosome 7, whole genome shotgun sequence harbors:
- a CDS encoding 60S ribosomal protein L10-A-like protein (similar to Metarhizium acridum CQMa 102 XP_007808927.1), which translates to MARRPARCYRYCKNKPFPKSRFNRGVPDPKIKIFDLGRKRANVDDFPLCIHLVSNEYEQLSSEALEAARICANKYLVKHSGKEGFHLRVRAHPFHVVRINKMLSCAGADRLQTGMRGAWGKPNGTVARVNIGQIIMSVRTRDSNRHLALEALRRSQYKFPGRQKIIISKNWGFTPLRRDEYLERKAAGRVKVDGAYVQFLSNHGSLEQNLRRFPDAFSA; encoded by the exons ATGGCTCGTCGTCCTGCTCGTTGCTACCGATACTGCAAGAACAAG CCGTTCCCCAAGTCCCGCTTCAACCGCGGTGTACCCGACCCCAAGATCAAGATCTTTGATCTTGGCCGCAAGCGTGCCAACGTCGACGACTTCCCTCTCTGCATTCACCTCGTCTCCAACGAGTATGAGCAGCTGAGCTCCGAGGCCCTCGAGGCCGCCCGTATCTGCGCCAACAAGTACCTCGTCAAGCACTCCGGCAAGGAAGGTTTCCACCTGCGTGTCCGCGCTCACCCCTTCCACGTCGTCCGTATCAACAAGATGTTGTCGTGCGCTGGTGCCGATAGACTGCAGACCGGTATGCGTGGCGCCTGGGGCAAGCCCAACGGCACTGTCGCCCGTGTCAACATTGGCCAGATCATCATGAGCGTCCGCACTCGTGACTCCA ACCGTCATCTCGCTCTTGAGGCTCTCCGACGATCGCAGTACAAGTTCCCTGGCCGCCAAAAGATCATTATCTCCAAGAACTGGGGTTTCACTCCTCTCCGCCGCGACGAGTACCTCGAGCGCAAGGCTGCCGGCCGTGTCAAGGTCGACGGTGCTTACGTTCAGTTCCTCAGCAACCACGGCTCTCTGGAGCAGAACTTGCGCCGTTTCCCCGACGCTTTCTCCGCTTAA
- a CDS encoding 60S ribosomal protein L30 (similar to Nectria haematococca mpVI 77-13-4 XP_003050868.1): protein MAPQKKNKKDANSINSKLALVMKSGKVTLGYKSTLKSLRSGKAKLIIIAGNTPPLRKSELEYYSMLSKAPIHHFSGNNIELGTACGKLFRCSTMAILDAGDSDILSDQQA, encoded by the exons ATGGCCCCtcaaaagaagaacaagaaggatgcAAACTCCATCAATTCCAAACTTGCCCTCGTCATGAAGTCCGGAAAGG TCACTCTTGGCTACAAGTCTACCCTCAAGAGCTTGCGATCCGGCAAGGCCAAGCTGATCATCATCGCCGGCAACACTCCTCCTCTCCGCAAGAGTGAGCTCGAGTACTACTCCATGCTGTCCAAGGCTCCTATCCACCACTTCTCTGGCAACAAC ATTGAGCTCGGTACTGCTTGCGGTAAGCTCTTCCGCTGCTCTACCATGGCCATCCTCGACGCTGGTGATTCCGATATCCTCAGCGACCAGCAGGCTTAA